Proteins from a single region of Anastrepha ludens isolate Willacy chromosome 5, idAnaLude1.1, whole genome shotgun sequence:
- the LOC128865016 gene encoding uncharacterized protein LOC128865016 produces the protein MNEEQIRLLLEEKNSTSDYEDENDSDVEVFVAGDVESYDTEQADDEEIDEELNEIDDREFYLGKDGHTRWNKDAPSNRVRRLARNIVTQLPGPRKEANNLKEIGEVWRLFFTEVVINRIVKYTNEHIDLIKPNFSRESD, from the coding sequence atgaatGAAGAGCAAATCAGACTACTTTTGGAGGAAAAAAATTCGACTTCTGATTATGAGGATGAAAATGACAGCGACGTTGAAGTATTTGTTGCAGGAGATGTAGAAAGTTATGATACCGAGCAAGCAGATGATGAAGAAATCGACGAGGAGTTAAATGAGATAGATGATAGAGAATTTTATCTTGGTAAAGATGGACACACTAGGTGGAATAAGGATGCTCCGTCAAATCGTGTAAGACGTCTCGCTAGGAATATAGTCACTCAACTGCCAGGGCCTAGAAAAGAAGCAAACAACTTGAAGGAAATAGGCGAGGTTTGGAGATTATTTTTTACTGAAGTTGTTATAAATCGTATTGTAAAGTATACTAATGAACATATTGATCtcataaaacctaatttttcaagAGAAAGCGACTGA